A genomic region of Papaver somniferum cultivar HN1 chromosome 7, ASM357369v1, whole genome shotgun sequence contains the following coding sequences:
- the LOC113296338 gene encoding protein POOR HOMOLOGOUS SYNAPSIS 1-like → MRPAGRLAQLVRVVENDHLKYGREVEYSRFFNFQKSSLSSTNLKILPKHRFLCGGTWLSSALLASVNLTHAAHDPSNFDTILVVYLQDNIVVSCDTECPPRGSRAIFASYRDCDSQMQKFSMRFRVASDAQVFLDFVRVQPSPPAFIEQESLTDKNMIGNSETDLRSEISSAYEFVSSNRPCYRINEESPLNAHPTDYFMNPLETTRLLELPPVATDSAELSPAATYSPKMPQYAACIPKIQPVGVSPEIGLNTCSQLLSVDSGNFCGSLLSSFSALLTTCAAEAGKVQLSLAPEEIDIKSQSMQHMSGSSFHGVLVLPGNLRCFTTQIIKKVLAITFHCKVGQSSFNCPFSSLHQS, encoded by the exons atgaggcccgcTGGTAGACTAGCACAACTCGTAAGAGTAGTAGAAAACGACCACCTTAAGTATGGACGGGAAGTTGAGTATTCAAGATTCTTCAATTTCCAAAAATCATCATTATCTTCAACAAATCTCAAAATATTACCTAAACATAGATTTCTTTGTGGTGGAACTTGGTTGTCTTCAGCTTTACTTGCTTCAGTTAATCTCACACATGCTGCTCACGATCCTTCAAATTTCGATACTATCCTTGTTGTTTATCTCCAAGATAATATCGTT GTATCATGTGACACAGAGTGCCCTCCTAGAGGAAGTAGAGCTATATTTGCAAGCTACAGAGACTGCGACAGCCAG ATGCagaagttttctatgagattTAGAGTAGCAAGTGATGCTCAAGTGTTTCTGGATTTCGTAAGAGTGCAACCATCACCACCTGCATTTATAGAACAG GAGAGTTTGACAGACAAGAATATGATTGGGAATTCAGAAACTGATTTACGGTCTGAAATCTCGTCCGCCTATGAGTTTGTCTCTTCAAATAGACCTTGTTACAG AATAAATGAAGAGAGCCCTCTGAATGCTCATCCTACCGACTATTTTATGAATCCTCTAGAAACGACTCGTTTATTGGAGCTGCCACCAGTTGCAACAGACAGTGCTGAACTTTCACCAGCTGCCACTTATTCTCCAAAGATGCCACAATATGCAGCTTGTATTCCTAAAATTCAACCAGTTGGTGTTTCTCCAGAGATTGGACTGAACACATGCTCCCAATTACTCAGCGTAGACTCTGGAAACTTTTGTGGATCCTTGCTTTCCAGCTTCTCTGCGCTATTAACCACCTGTGCTGCTGAGGCCGGAAAAG TGCAACTATCATTGGCTCCCGAGGAAATTGATATCAAGTCTCAAAGCATG CAACATATGTCAGGATCTTCTTTCCATGGTGT ATTGGTTCTGCCAGGCAATTTGAGATGCTTCACCACTCAGATAATCAAAAAGGTTCTTGCAATCACCTTCCACTGTAAAGTTGGACAATCCTCTTTCAACTGCCCATTTAGCTCCCTGCATCAGTCCTAG
- the LOC113296340 gene encoding putative pentatricopeptide repeat-containing protein At1g64310, translated as MGFQLSSLLHELTQSRQTLSVSKQLHALIVRLNLSSDPFFATKITRLYSINHDLHSARKLFDETPDRSVYLWNSMIRAYAQEHKFKDAFYLFTHMRCSCTPPDNYTYACIIRACTERTDSFGLRIAHGGVIVSGLEFDSVTSRTLVSGYSKLGLVDIAHTVFDGICKPDLVLWNSMIAGYGYGRLWCESLKLFSEMRKMGKDPDGHTFVGLISGVNDPQLLGVCRGIHCLCLKNGLDSNSHVASSIVSMYSRCNCLDSAYKTFSGLPDPDVVQWSSLITGLSQTGNSEEALFLFREMILEGERADPTLIASVLGDSSKLAMVEPGRQIHSFVFCHGFESDVKVASSLIDMYTKCGAPMFGVRVSEIMHERNVVTYNSIISGLGSNGLISEAFLVCSRDGGKRIQT; from the coding sequence ATGGGTTTCCAATTATCATCTCTCCTCCACGAACTCACACAATCTCGTCAAACTCTTTCCGTATCGAAACAGTTACATGCCTTAATCGTCAGACTAAATCTTTCGTCTGATCCATTTTTTGCAACAAAAATAACCCGATTGTATTCCATTAATCATGATCTTCATTCTGCCCGTAAGCTGTTCGATGAAACTCCTGACAGGAGTGTTTATCTATGGAATTCCATGATCAGAGCTTACGCTCAAGAACACAAATTCAAGGATGCTTTCTATCTCTTCACACATATGCGCTGCTCATGTACACCACCCGATAATTACACTTATGCTTGCATCATACGCGCGTGTACTGAGAGAACGGATTCTTTCGGATTGAGAATTGCTCATGGTGGAGTTATTGTGTCAGGTTTAGAGTTTGATTCGGTCACGAGTAGAACACTGGTTAGTGGTTATTCGAAACTAGGACTTGTTGATATAGCTCACACAGTATTTGATGGAATATGCAAGCCGGATTTAGTTCTTTGGAATTCCATGATTGCAGGTTATGGGTATGGGAGGCTTTGGTGTGAAAGCTTAAAATTGTTTAGTGAGATGAGGAAAATGGGAAAAGACCCAGATGGGCATACTTTTGTTGGATTAATTTCTGGTGTTAATGATCCACAATTATTAGGAGTCTGTCGGGGAATTCATTGTTTATGTTTGAAAAATGGGTTGGATTCAAATTCTCATGTAGCTTCTTCGATTGTGAGTATGTATTCGAGGTGCAATTGCTTGGATTCAGCTTATAAAACCTTTAGCGGCTTACCGGATCCTGATGTAGTTCAATGGTCATCTTTGATAACTGGACTTTCTCAAACTGGTAACTCGGAAGAAGCATTGTTTTTATTCAGAGAAATGATTTTGGAAGGTGAAAGAGCCGATCCTACTTTAATTGCTAGTGTGTTGGGAGATTCCTCTAAGTTGGCGATGGTTGAACCTGGTAGACAAATCCATAGTTTTGTTTTTTGTCATGGGTTTGAATCCGATGTTAAAGTTGCATCTTCACTCATTGATATGTACACAAAATGTGGGGCTCCCATGTTCGGTGTTAGAGTTTCTGAGATAATGCACGAAAGGAACGTTGTCACATATAACTCTATAATTTCAGGTCTTGGTTCAAATGGACTAATTTCAGAAGCTTTTTTAGTGTGTTCAAGAGATGGTGGAAAAAGGATTCAAACCTGA
- the LOC113300142 gene encoding denticleless protein homolog yields METSSSTPPSFFREIKTRELNGFRVNKRPYLGNLSSDSASFGGAGVLSIEHNGISNPPLALSYSKTNGKSHLLAVTDEDGFVSLFDTRQRLPSFTNCREKAVEARVSEWEAHDNAIFDLCWTKDDTRVLTASGDQKIKIWNVEKRVCIGVLTGHTGSVKSVCAHPSNPDLIVSGSRDGSFAQWDLRCNRSHISDHGETSLISTSVVKEAHTSVQGKRVRHGKAASKSITSVLYLKDENSIATAGAVDSVVKFWDTRNLKTHITQAHPKTTSSSEKEKVLHGISSLTQDSNGVFLSASCMDNRIYVYNMLQLDKGPVNTFSGSQFESFYVKSAISPDGAYVLSGSSDHNAYIWQLRNPEADPIILEGHEGEVTAVDWCPSEIGKIATASDDFTVRVWNIQKGYSSKNSPTCIRKRVMAIPRMDCRKLFRDEDQTELTKADSNSCHQDVLVGDLSSPNKKIKMPEITTPESSMKKFSSAFLIKEDIEMEKTPEAALTSPTSVLNPPSSLKRKTIRDYFVAASGESN; encoded by the exons ATGGAGACCTCAAGCTCAACCCCTCCTTCCTTCTTCCGTGAAATCAAAACCAGAGAACTCAATGGATTCAGAG TAAATAAAAGACCATATCTAGGTAATTTATCATCAGATTCAGCTAGTTTTGGAGGTGCTGGAGTACTATCTATTGAACACAATGGAATCTCTAATCCACCATTAGCGCTTTCATATTCTAAG ACAAATGGAAAATCTCATTTACTTGCTGTTACCGATGAAGATGGATTTGTTAGCTTGTTTGATACTCGTCAAAGACTCCCATCTTTTACTAACTGCCGAGAGAAAGCAG TGGAAGCTAGGGTATCCGAATGGGAAGCTCATGATAATGCAATCTTCGATTTATGCTGGACTAAg GATGACACTCGCGTTTTGACAGCTTCAGGAGATCAAAAG ATAAAGATTTGGAACGTGGAAAAAAGGGTCTGCATTGGTGTTTTGACTGGTCATACAGGAAGTGTAAAGTCAGTATGTGCCCACCCATCTAATCCTG ATCTTATTGTATCTGGTTCAAGAGACGGATCATTTGCTCAGTGGGATTTGAGATGCAACCGTAGCCACATAAGTGATCATGGAGAAACCTCCTTAAT CTCAACTTCTGTAGTCAAAGAGGCTCacacttcagttcaaggaaagcGGGTTAGGCATGGCAAG GCCGCTTCCAAGAGTATAACTTCTGTTCTTTATCTCAAAGATGAGAACTCTATTGCAACTGCAGGGGCAGTGGACAG TGTTGTAAAATTCTGGGATACACGCAACCTGAAAACCCACATCACCCAGGCACATCCGAAAACAACTTCATCAAGTGAAAAG GAAAAAGTTTTACATGGAATATCTTCCCTTACCCAGGATTCCAATGGAGTATTCCTCTCAGCTTCTTGCATGGACAATAG AATTTATGTCTACAATATGTTACAGCTTGACAAGGGTCCTGTTAATACTTTCTCTGGCAGTCAATTTGAGTCATTTTATGTAAAG TCAGCAATTAGCCCAGACGGAGCTTATGTTCTGAGTGGGTCAAGTGATCATAATGCCTACATTTGGCAG CTGAGAAACCCTGAAGCAGATCCAATAATACTAGAAGGTCATGAAGGAGAAGTTACAGCAGTAGATTG GTGCCCATCTGAGATAGGAAAGATTGCAACTGCTTCAGATGATTTCACG GTCCGTGTCTGGAACATACAGAAAGGGTACTCTAGTAAAAATTCCCCAACATGCATAAGGAAGAGAGTAATGGCTATACCAAGAATGGATTGTAGGAAGCTGTTCAGGGATGAAGATCAAACTGAGCTAACAAAAGCTGACAGCAACTCCTGTCACCAAGATGTCTTGGTTGGAGATTTAAGCTCGCCTAATAAGAAGATTAAAATGCCTGAAATTACTACACCTGAATCTTCCATGAAAAAGTTTTCATCAGCCTTCCTAATTAAGGAAGACATAGAGATGGAGAAAACTCCAGAAGCTGCATTGACGAGCCCAACTTCTGTCCTCAACCCACcttcatccttgaaaagaaaaactaTTCGAGATTACTTTGTTGCAGCTTCAGGAGAGTCTAATTGA